The Patescibacteria group bacterium genome includes a window with the following:
- the rplD gene encoding 50S ribosomal protein L4, translated as MKVNLFSLKGEEKGKVELSDKLFEKSPEVVLSQALRFYESNLHKIRPVKKTRSGVNISTRKIYRQKGTGGARHGAKSAPIFVGGGLAHGPSGLKRLLRLPKIFKKKALSLALLSKLKENMIFVIEDLSLLKKAKDGSKLLKVLSSKANLPLGKILIVLPKETKVLGLSNLEGVKIISWKNLNAYDVYNSKALILDYSIFEENKNKKTVSKVVKEKK; from the coding sequence ATGAAAGTTAATTTGTTTTCATTAAAAGGCGAAGAAAAAGGTAAGGTAGAATTGTCTGATAAGTTATTTGAGAAAAGTCCGGAGGTTGTTTTATCACAGGCTCTTAGGTTTTATGAGTCTAATTTGCATAAAATCAGGCCTGTTAAAAAGACTCGTTCTGGTGTAAATATCTCGACCCGTAAGATTTATAGACAAAAAGGAACAGGGGGAGCAAGGCATGGTGCTAAATCTGCCCCAATTTTTGTTGGTGGGGGTCTGGCTCATGGTCCTTCAGGTCTAAAGAGGCTTTTGAGACTACCCAAAATCTTTAAGAAAAAAGCCTTGTCTTTGGCTCTTTTATCAAAGCTAAAAGAAAATATGATTTTTGTTATAGAAGACTTATCTTTGTTGAAAAAAGCTAAAGATGGCTCTAAATTACTTAAAGTTTTGTCCAGTAAGGCTAATTTGCCTTTGGGAAAGATATTAATTGTCTTACCCAAAGAAACCAAGGTTTTAGGTTTGTCTAATCTTGAGGGAGTTAAAATAATTTCTTGGAAAAATCTTAATGCCTATGATGTTTATAATTCTAAGGCATTAATCTTAGATTACAGTATTTTTGAAGAAAATAAAAATAAAAAGACTGTTTCAAAAGTAGTTAAAGAGAAAAAATGA
- the rplW gene encoding 50S ribosomal protein L23: MIKLRPVITEKSLVEAKRGNYTFKVDVKMNKSEIKKLVEKIFKVKVSKIRTINHKPEVKKNYLGRIVRKSAFKKAVVTLSGKDKIDLFEEKK; encoded by the coding sequence ATGATTAAACTAAGGCCGGTTATAACAGAAAAGAGTTTAGTGGAAGCAAAAAGGGGTAATTACACCTTTAAAGTTGATGTGAAGATGAATAAAAGCGAGATTAAAAAGCTGGTTGAAAAAATCTTTAAAGTTAAGGTCTCAAAAATAAGGACTATAAATCATAAACCTGAAGTTAAGAAGAATTATTTGGGGAGAATAGTTAGAAAATCAGCTTTTAAGAAGGCTGTTGTTACTCTTTCAGGCAAAGATAAGATTGATCTTTTTGAAGAGAAAAAATGA
- the rplB gene encoding 50S ribosomal protein L2, whose translation MKKIKKILPKKSGRNFSGKITVRHQGGRVKRFLRVIDFKRSKRDVKARVESIEYDPNRNALVALLVYQDGDRGYIIAPSGLKEGDIVVASENAPIEPGNALPLGKIPVGTKVHNIEIKPGKGGQMVRGAGLAAVVFGREEKNTLVKLPSGEVRRFDSACYATVGQVGNEDFRMRNLGKAGRKIRMGIRPTVRGVAQHPDSHPHGGGEGRSGVGMKYPKTPYGKPAVGKTRKKRKYSDKFIVKPRKRGKHS comes from the coding sequence ATGAAAAAAATAAAGAAAATATTACCTAAAAAATCAGGAAGAAATTTCTCTGGCAAGATTACCGTCAGACACCAAGGAGGAAGAGTAAAAAGATTTTTAAGGGTGATAGATTTTAAACGAAGTAAGAGGGATGTAAAAGCAAGGGTAGAATCAATTGAATACGATCCAAACAGGAACGCGTTGGTGGCACTTTTGGTCTATCAAGATGGAGATAGGGGTTATATAATAGCGCCATCGGGATTAAAAGAGGGTGATATTGTTGTTGCCTCCGAGAATGCGCCTATTGAGCCAGGTAACGCTTTGCCTTTAGGCAAAATTCCAGTTGGGACAAAAGTTCATAATATAGAAATTAAGCCTGGCAAGGGTGGGCAGATGGTAAGGGGAGCTGGCCTTGCAGCGGTTGTTTTTGGGAGGGAGGAGAAGAATACTTTGGTTAAGCTGCCTTCGGGAGAGGTAAGAAGGTTTGATTCTGCCTGTTATGCTACTGTTGGGCAGGTTGGAAATGAGGACTTTAGAATGAGGAATTTGGGTAAAGCAGGAAGAAAAATAAGAATGGGCATAAGGCCAACTGTTAGAGGTGTGGCTCAGCATCCAGATTCTCACCCTCATGGAGGAGGAGAAGGGAGAAGCGGTGTTGGTATGAAATATCCTAAGACGCCTTATGGTAAGCCTGCAGTTGGCAAAACTAGGAAGAAGAGAAAATATTCTGATAAATTTATAGTTAAGCCAAGAAAGAGAGGTAAACACTCTTAA
- the rpsS gene encoding 30S ribosomal protein S19, with amino-acid sequence MSRSSKKGPFVDKNLLKKVDSGMGDKNNPIKTWARSSQIPPEFVGKYFKVHNGRIFVDVFVTEDMVGHRLGEFAPTRTFRGHGQVVKRVIEKT; translated from the coding sequence ATGTCAAGAAGTTCTAAAAAAGGTCCTTTTGTAGATAAGAACCTTCTCAAGAAGGTTGACTCTGGCATGGGAGACAAGAACAATCCCATTAAAACTTGGGCGAGATCAAGCCAAATACCTCCTGAGTTTGTGGGCAAATATTTTAAGGTTCATAATGGCAGAATCTTTGTTGATGTTTTTGTAACCGAGGATATGGTTGGGCATAGACTAGGAGAGTTTGCGCCTACCAGGACCTTCCGTGGTCATGGGCAGGTTGTTAAGAGGGTAATTGAAAAGACATAA
- the rplV gene encoding 50S ribosomal protein L22 — MEFIAEQKYIRLSPKKIRPILAEVKKLSVEQALQVLPFVAKRGAYFVEKVIKSAVANARQKGVEISNLKIKEIVANEGPVLKRGRPVSRGQWHPIKKRMSHIRVILSSAEEEKTAKETKPKLQDKEKEPAREKKTVVKKESNKVASKKSLSKKVIRKRKEDKA, encoded by the coding sequence ATGGAGTTTATAGCTGAACAAAAATATATAAGATTGTCACCTAAGAAAATTAGGCCAATTTTGGCTGAAGTTAAAAAACTTTCAGTTGAACAGGCTTTGCAAGTTTTACCTTTTGTTGCCAAAAGAGGTGCTTACTTTGTAGAAAAGGTGATAAAATCTGCTGTTGCCAATGCTCGACAAAAAGGAGTGGAGATAAGTAATTTGAAGATTAAGGAAATTGTGGCAAATGAAGGGCCGGTTTTGAAAAGAGGTCGTCCGGTTTCAAGAGGTCAGTGGCATCCTATTAAAAAGAGAATGAGTCATATTAGGGTTATTTTGTCATCGGCGGAAGAAGAAAAGACAGCAAAGGAAACAAAACCCAAGTTGCAAGATAAAGAGAAAGAGCCAGCAAGAGAAAAGAAAACTGTAGTTAAAAAAGAGTCTAATAAAGTGGCTAGCAAGAAAAGCTTGAGTAAGAAAGTTATAAGAAAGAGAAAGGAGGATAAGGCTTAA
- the rpsC gene encoding 30S ribosomal protein S3 has translation MGQKVNPISFRLGNFLPWKSRWFSEGKEYKKFLLEDIKIRRFLFDKLRMAGIVDVEIERLPKTMTIIITVSRPGVVIGRGGSGLEELKKQVIDLISKNGKSVKDLKIDFKINETKDPELSAYLVATRIASDLERRMPHRRVVTKAMERVMQAGALGVKVILSGRIEGADISRVEKFHLGSVPTQTLRENIDYAQVPALPKKGYVGVKVYIHKKKEK, from the coding sequence ATGGGACAAAAAGTAAATCCAATTAGTTTTAGGTTGGGCAATTTCTTGCCCTGGAAGTCTCGTTGGTTTTCTGAAGGGAAGGAATATAAGAAGTTTTTGCTTGAGGATATAAAAATTCGTCGTTTTCTTTTTGACAAGCTAAGAATGGCCGGAATTGTTGATGTTGAGATTGAAAGATTACCTAAAACAATGACAATTATTATAACTGTTTCAAGGCCGGGTGTCGTTATTGGAAGGGGGGGTAGTGGTCTTGAAGAACTAAAAAAACAGGTTATTGATCTGATTTCAAAAAATGGTAAAAGTGTTAAGGACCTAAAGATTGACTTTAAGATAAATGAGACCAAAGATCCGGAGCTTTCTGCTTATTTAGTGGCAACTAGAATAGCTTCGGATTTGGAAAGAAGAATGCCACATCGTCGGGTTGTGACCAAGGCTATGGAGCGGGTTATGCAGGCTGGGGCACTTGGGGTAAAAGTAATTCTATCAGGAAGAATAGAAGGAGCTGATATCTCAAGAGTGGAAAAATTCCATCTGGGTTCTGTCCCAACACAAACTTTAAGAGAAAATATTGATTATGCTCAAGTTCCAGCTCTACCTAAGAAAGGTTATGTGGGAGTAAAGGTTTATATTCATAAAAAGAAAGAAAAATAA
- the rplP gene encoding 50S ribosomal protein L16, protein MLQPKRRKYRKDFRGRRKGISTQASEIAFGEFALKSLGRGWLTSNQIEAGRRVITHSIKRGGKVWIRVFPDKPVTARAAGQRMGGGKGDISHYVAVVKPGRIIYEVTGIPEDVVKRAFEKVAAKMPFKTKMIRKEE, encoded by the coding sequence ATGTTACAACCCAAAAGACGAAAATATAGAAAAGATTTTAGAGGCAGAAGAAAGGGTATTTCAACCCAAGCTTCTGAGATTGCATTTGGAGAATTTGCTTTGAAATCTTTGGGGAGAGGATGGCTAACAAGTAATCAGATTGAGGCAGGTAGAAGAGTAATTACGCATAGTATTAAAAGAGGTGGTAAAGTTTGGATTAGAGTATTTCCTGATAAACCTGTAACTGCAAGAGCTGCAGGACAGAGAATGGGTGGAGGAAAGGGTGATATAAGTCATTATGTGGCGGTAGTTAAACCGGGAAGAATTATTTATGAAGTTACAGGAATTCCTGAAGATGTGGTAAAAAGAGCTTTTGAAAAAGTTGCGGCCAAGATGCCTTTTAAAACAAAAATGATTAGAAAGGAAGAATAA
- the rplN gene encoding 50S ribosomal protein L14, with the protein MIQLRSILKPADNSGAKRLMVIGMSSKIGRKATIGDVVNCVVKGADPAGIVSDKEKVRVLIVRTKKEIRRRDGTYIRFDDNAGVIIDKQGLPRGTRILGPIAKEIKDLGYTKIASLAREVV; encoded by the coding sequence ATGATTCAATTAAGAAGTATTTTAAAACCAGCAGATAATTCGGGTGCCAAAAGACTGATGGTTATTGGCATGTCCTCCAAGATTGGAAGAAAAGCCACAATTGGAGATGTCGTTAACTGTGTGGTTAAAGGAGCAGATCCTGCAGGTATAGTTTCAGATAAAGAAAAAGTAAGAGTTTTAATAGTTAGAACTAAGAAAGAAATAAGAAGAAGAGATGGAACATACATAAGATTTGATGATAACGCAGGTGTAATAATAGATAAACAAGGTTTGCCAAGAGGTACTAGAATATTAGGTCCGATAGCTAAGGAAATAAAAGATTTGGGTTATACAAAGATTGCCTCTTTGGCACGTGAGGTTGTTTAA
- the rplX gene encoding 50S ribosomal protein L24, translating to MTLKFRLKDKVRIISGKDKGREGEIEKIFPKEGKAIVTGVNLYKRHFKGGGEQKAGIYEVPRPLPFSKLALICPKCNKATRVGFKLVANEKYRFCKKCKSKID from the coding sequence ATGACTTTGAAATTTAGATTAAAAGATAAAGTTAGGATAATATCCGGTAAAGATAAGGGCCGGGAGGGTGAGATTGAGAAAATATTTCCTAAAGAAGGAAAAGCTATTGTAACAGGGGTAAATCTTTATAAAAGGCATTTTAAGGGTGGTGGGGAGCAAAAAGCAGGTATTTATGAGGTTCCAAGGCCACTACCCTTTTCTAAACTAGCTTTGATTTGTCCAAAATGTAATAAAGCAACAAGAGTTGGTTTTAAGTTGGTAGCAAATGAAAAATACAGGTTTTGTAAAAAATGTAAAAGTAAAATTGATTAA
- the rplE gene encoding 50S ribosomal protein L5, producing the protein MLNIEEKYKNEVVKKLMEEFEIKNPLAVPSIEKVVVNVGAGEAIKNKDIIDSWSRDLATITGQKPSVRKARISVSAFGVRKGAPVGLKCTLRGKRAFSFLERLFAIVLPRLNDFRGVPIDSFDREGNYTLGLSDFTIFPEIDVSKVTKPFGLEITIVTTTKNKEMSKRLLELLGMPFEKKN; encoded by the coding sequence ATGCTAAACATTGAAGAGAAATACAAAAACGAAGTTGTTAAAAAGTTAATGGAGGAATTTGAAATTAAAAATCCTTTGGCCGTGCCTTCAATTGAGAAAGTTGTAGTTAATGTGGGAGCAGGTGAAGCTATTAAAAACAAGGATATAATAGATTCTTGGTCGAGAGATTTAGCAACTATAACTGGGCAAAAGCCTTCGGTAAGGAAGGCTAGAATCTCAGTTTCAGCTTTTGGAGTAAGAAAAGGTGCACCGGTTGGTCTTAAATGTACCTTAAGGGGCAAGAGGGCTTTTAGCTTTTTAGAAAGGCTTTTTGCGATAGTTTTGCCCAGGCTTAATGATTTTAGGGGGGTTCCTATTGATTCTTTTGATAGGGAGGGAAATTATACTTTAGGTTTGTCTGATTTTACTATTTTTCCAGAGATCGATGTTTCCAAAGTTACCAAACCTTTTGGACTAGAGATTACAATTGTGACGACAACCAAAAATAAGGAAATGTCCAAAAGGCTTTTAGAACTTTTGGGAATGCCTTTTGAGAAGAAAAATTAA
- the rpsZ gene encoding 30S ribosomal protein S14 type Z — protein MATTAKEVREKKKLKYKVRYRNRCSLCGRQQGYMRKYGLCRLCFREEAVKGNIPGVKKASW, from the coding sequence ATGGCAACTACGGCAAAAGAAGTTAGAGAGAAGAAAAAACTAAAGTACAAGGTTCGTTATAGGAACCGTTGCAGTTTATGTGGAAGACAGCAAGGTTATATGAGAAAATATGGTCTTTGCAGACTTTGCTTTAGAGAGGAGGCAGTTAAAGGGAATATCCCTGGAGTTAAAAAGGCAAGCTGGTAG
- the rpsH gene encoding 30S ribosomal protein S8 has product MKQTNYIVGNFLIILKNAVLAGKKTVRVGKTKMVKSVAEVLKRLGFISEIKETDGYLEISLAYKNKSPILTDIKLVSKPGLRVYWDLKKIKDFHSRYILIISTPKGVISSKEALKEGLGGEVIAKVL; this is encoded by the coding sequence ATGAAACAAACTAATTACATAGTCGGAAATTTCTTGATAATTCTTAAAAATGCCGTTTTGGCTGGTAAGAAAACTGTTAGGGTTGGAAAAACTAAGATGGTTAAATCTGTGGCAGAGGTTCTTAAGAGACTTGGATTTATTTCTGAAATTAAAGAGACAGATGGTTATCTTGAAATCTCTTTAGCTTATAAGAATAAGTCGCCCATATTGACTGATATTAAGCTGGTTTCAAAACCAGGTCTTAGGGTTTATTGGGATCTTAAGAAGATTAAAGATTTTCACTCTCGTTATATTCTAATAATTTCGACTCCCAAAGGGGTTATATCATCTAAGGAAGCCTTGAAAGAGGGCTTGGGAGGAGAGGTTATCGCTAAGGTATTGTAA
- the rplF gene encoding 50S ribosomal protein L6 — translation MSKIGKQPIELPEGVTVELGRKKIKVSGPKGTLEKILPDKLQVVLDDKKIIIKKVSDGEMANMLYGTFRSLIFNMVKGVVEGWNKQLELVGTGYRAEISNGKLVMNIGFSHPVEINPPEGISFKVEKNIISVEGVDKEKVGQIAAKIRAVRPPEPYKGKGIKYVDEVIRRKAGKAAKAQA, via the coding sequence ATGAGTAAAATTGGAAAACAACCAATAGAATTGCCTGAAGGAGTAACTGTTGAGTTAGGCAGAAAGAAAATAAAAGTCTCAGGTCCAAAGGGAACCTTGGAGAAAATTTTGCCTGATAAATTACAGGTTGTTTTGGATGATAAAAAAATAATAATTAAAAAAGTCTCGGATGGCGAGATGGCAAATATGCTATATGGCACTTTTAGATCCTTAATCTTTAATATGGTTAAGGGAGTGGTTGAGGGTTGGAACAAACAGCTTGAATTGGTGGGAACAGGATATAGAGCCGAAATTTCAAATGGGAAGCTTGTTATGAACATCGGCTTTTCTCATCCTGTGGAGATTAATCCGCCGGAGGGTATTTCTTTTAAGGTGGAGAAAAATATTATTTCAGTTGAGGGTGTTGATAAGGAGAAAGTGGGCCAGATTGCAGCTAAGATTAGAGCTGTTAGGCCGCCCGAGCCTTATAAGGGTAAGGGGATAAAATATGTTGATGAGGTAATAAGGAGAAAAGCAGGTAAGGCTGCTAAGGCCCAAGCTTAA
- the rplR gene encoding 50S ribosomal protein L18, with translation MKKDNKQIIKNKEKDKRLRLVVSRSNRNIFAQIVDDTGKTLLGMSTLSIKGKNTKKEASFKLGELMAKEALKKKIKKIAFDRNGYRYHGRIKALAEGLRKGGLEF, from the coding sequence ATGAAGAAGGATAATAAACAAATAATTAAAAATAAAGAAAAAGATAAAAGGCTGAGGTTGGTCGTGTCACGTTCCAACAGGAACATATTTGCTCAGATTGTTGATGATACTGGTAAGACTTTATTGGGCATGTCAACTTTGAGTATAAAGGGCAAAAATACTAAGAAAGAGGCGTCTTTCAAATTGGGGGAACTTATGGCCAAAGAAGCATTGAAGAAAAAGATAAAAAAGATTGCGTTTGATAGGAATGGTTATCGTTATCACGGCCGAATTAAAGCTTTAGCTGAAGGATTAAGGAAAGGAGGTTTGGAATTTTAA
- a CDS encoding 30S ribosomal protein S5 has product MVDIDIKKELVEEGFQEMSETVIEIRRISKKTKGGNQIRFSALVVVGDKKGKVGVGLAKASDVRGAINKAFEAAKKRMIKVPLSGTTIPFGVSQKYSAAKILLKPAPPGSGIIAGGAIRVVLDAAGVKDAVGKILGTKNKISNVYATIEALRTLADLVSKRS; this is encoded by the coding sequence ATGGTAGACATTGATATCAAAAAGGAACTAGTTGAAGAGGGTTTTCAAGAGATGTCTGAGACCGTGATTGAAATTAGGAGGATCTCAAAGAAAACTAAAGGTGGGAATCAAATAAGATTTTCTGCTTTGGTTGTTGTTGGAGATAAAAAGGGTAAAGTTGGTGTTGGTTTGGCAAAAGCATCAGATGTAAGGGGCGCAATTAACAAAGCTTTTGAAGCAGCTAAAAAGAGAATGATTAAAGTTCCTTTGTCTGGTACTACTATTCCTTTTGGGGTTTCTCAGAAATATTCTGCTGCTAAGATCCTTCTTAAGCCAGCTCCACCTGGTTCAGGTATCATTGCGGGAGGAGCTATAAGGGTGGTCTTGGATGCTGCTGGAGTTAAAGATGCTGTAGGTAAAATACTTGGAACCAAAAACAAGATTTCCAATGTTTATGCTACTATTGAAGCTCTGAGGACTTTAGCGGATCTTGTATCCAAAAGGAGTTAA
- the rplO gene encoding 50S ribosomal protein L15: protein MITRIKLVEKRKKRIGRGYGSGKGGHTVGRGQKGQKTRGKIGVVFEGFKVKKSFIKRLPFLRGKGRLSPRIKPVVVKIGSLNKLTEGSVVDASLLVKEKLVKASDAKKRGIKIVGGGKLEKNLTIKLPVSDSVLKQVESLGGKVEV, encoded by the coding sequence ATGATTACAAGGATAAAATTGGTTGAAAAAAGAAAGAAAAGAATTGGTAGAGGTTATGGAAGTGGTAAGGGTGGCCACACTGTTGGTCGTGGCCAGAAAGGGCAAAAGACAAGAGGAAAAATTGGGGTTGTATTTGAAGGTTTTAAAGTTAAAAAGTCTTTTATAAAAAGGCTTCCCTTTTTGCGCGGCAAGGGAAGATTGTCTCCTCGGATTAAACCTGTTGTAGTTAAAATAGGTTCTCTTAACAAGTTGACTGAAGGTTCTGTTGTAGATGCTAGCCTTCTTGTCAAGGAAAAATTAGTTAAAGCTTCCGATGCTAAAAAAAGAGGAATAAAGATAGTTGGAGGGGGTAAACTTGAGAAAAATTTGACTATTAAACTGCCTGTCTCAGATTCTGTCTTAAAACAGGTAGAATCTCTTGGAGGTAAAGTGGAAGTTTAA
- the secY gene encoding protein translocase subunit SecY codes for MFSSLFKFFNSAFKQPDIRKKLLITFLTLFFFRLAAHIPAAGIDTNLLKSLFVSSPILSLLDIFSGGTLVNFSVMALGLGPYISASIIIQLLQVVIPKLEELSKEGEYGQEQIDRYTRYLTLPLASFQALAMYFLLKNQGVINQLEPLNLAALIITMVAGSSLAVWMGDLITEYGVSNGVSFLIFAGIIARLPVVITQSVTIVEAQDLLKTIVFALVLLLVIGLIVYMNEAIRKIPVNYSRRTRIVGTNFSYLPLRLNQANVIPIIFAVSVVMMPSFVSQFLVNASDPRLKALGDFFVHSFTPRSFWYNAAYFLLVVGFTFFYTAVIFNPEKIAENLQKSGGFIPGIRPGSQTVSYLNSVLSKITLAGAIFLGLVAIMPSLIQSFFGIDNLAVGGTGVLIVVSVVLEVMRNLESQLVMKKYDRFFEES; via the coding sequence ATGTTTTCCTCTCTTTTTAAGTTTTTCAATAGTGCTTTTAAACAGCCTGATATCAGGAAAAAACTTTTGATTACTTTTTTGACTCTTTTTTTCTTTAGGCTGGCTGCACATATCCCTGCTGCTGGTATTGATACAAATTTGCTAAAGTCACTTTTTGTTTCAAGCCCCATACTTTCACTTTTGGATATTTTCTCAGGTGGCACCTTGGTTAATTTTTCAGTAATGGCTTTGGGGTTAGGGCCTTATATTAGTGCCTCAATTATTATTCAACTTTTGCAGGTGGTTATTCCTAAGCTTGAGGAACTTAGTAAGGAGGGAGAGTATGGACAAGAGCAGATTGATCGTTATACAAGATATCTAACATTACCTTTGGCTTCTTTTCAGGCCTTGGCAATGTACTTTTTACTTAAGAATCAAGGCGTAATAAATCAACTTGAACCTCTAAACTTGGCTGCCTTGATTATTACCATGGTCGCAGGCAGCAGTCTTGCTGTGTGGATGGGGGATTTAATTACAGAATATGGTGTGTCAAACGGGGTTTCATTTTTGATTTTTGCCGGTATTATTGCTAGGCTTCCTGTTGTTATCACTCAGTCAGTAACAATAGTTGAAGCTCAAGATCTATTGAAAACAATTGTCTTTGCTTTAGTTCTTCTTTTGGTAATAGGTTTAATAGTTTATATGAATGAAGCAATAAGGAAAATACCAGTTAATTATTCTCGAAGAACAAGAATTGTTGGCACTAATTTTTCTTATTTGCCATTAAGGCTTAATCAAGCCAATGTAATTCCTATCATCTTTGCTGTTTCAGTAGTAATGATGCCGTCTTTTGTAAGCCAGTTTTTGGTTAATGCAAGTGACCCTAGGCTAAAAGCTTTGGGAGATTTCTTTGTCCATAGTTTTACTCCTCGTTCATTTTGGTATAATGCTGCTTATTTTTTACTAGTTGTGGGTTTTACTTTTTTCTATACAGCAGTTATTTTTAATCCTGAAAAAATAGCCGAAAATCTTCAAAAGAGCGGTGGGTTTATTCCTGGTATTAGGCCGGGTTCGCAAACAGTCTCTTACCTGAACAGCGTTTTATCGAAAATAACTTTGGCGGGAGCTATATTTTTAGGTCTAGTGGCTATAATGCCATCTTTAATTCAAAGTTTTTTTGGGATTGATAACTTAGCTGTGGGGGGAACAGGGGTCTTGATTGTTGTCTCTGTTGTCTTGGAGGTAATGAGAAATCTAGAGTCGCAATTGGTAATGAAAAAATATGATCGTTTTTTTGAAGAAAGCTAG
- a CDS encoding adenylate kinase, which produces MNIIILGLPGSGKGTQSKIISEKLGLFYFEAGAFSRQLAKTDSSIREIVNSGKLIPEKKMTELVFDYLDRNVPKEKDILFDGYPRFLGQFLDLEKWLDKRDKKVDYVVFLEVDEEESIKRLSSRRVCPKCGAVYNLLTNPPHVDNICDVCDETLVQREDDKEEVVRRRFIEYKENVLPLLDFLRNKDYFVKVNGEAKIDEVTAEILERIGWSKK; this is translated from the coding sequence ATGAACATTATAATTTTAGGTTTGCCAGGGTCAGGAAAAGGAACTCAATCAAAGATTATCTCTGAGAAATTGGGCCTTTTTTATTTTGAAGCGGGAGCTTTCTCTCGCCAGTTGGCAAAAACAGATTCTTCTATTAGGGAGATAGTGAATTCCGGCAAGTTGATTCCTGAGAAGAAGATGACGGAATTGGTCTTTGATTATCTTGATAGAAATGTTCCCAAAGAAAAAGATATTCTTTTTGATGGTTACCCTCGTTTTTTGGGTCAATTCTTAGATCTTGAGAAGTGGCTAGATAAAAGAGATAAAAAGGTTGATTATGTTGTTTTTCTTGAGGTTGATGAGGAAGAGTCTATCAAAAGATTGTCTTCCCGTCGAGTTTGCCCAAAATGTGGAGCTGTTTATAATCTTTTAACCAATCCTCCACATGTTGATAATATTTGTGATGTTTGTGACGAAACTTTGGTTCAAAGAGAAGATGATAAGGAAGAAGTTGTAAGAAGAAGATTTATTGAATATAAGGAGAATGTTTTGCCTCTTTTGGATTTTCTTAGAAATAAGGATTATTTTGTTAAGGTAAATGGAGAGGCAAAAATTGATGAAGTTACAGCAGAAATTTTAGAAAGGATAGGATGGTCAAAAAAATGA
- the map gene encoding methionine aminopeptidase encodes MVKKMKNFNGITIKSRREIEIMREGGRRLSEIKHNLMSMVKEGVSAWEIEEQADKQIVRLGGRPSFKMVPGYHWATCINVNEGIVHGIPKKEMVFKNGDLVSVDLGMFFEGFHTDTSFSLLIGKDKKKENFLKAGKEALDLAIDNARAGKRIYHISKAIEERLKKSGFKAVRSLFGHGIGKELHEEPQIPGFVYTEAQNTPEIKVGMVFAIEVIYVSGGEQLVIEKDGWTISTQDGKISALFEDTVAVTPQGPLVIT; translated from the coding sequence ATGGTCAAAAAAATGAAAAATTTTAATGGAATTACAATCAAATCAAGAAGAGAGATTGAAATTATGAGAGAAGGAGGCAGGAGGCTTTCTGAGATTAAGCATAACCTTATGTCTATGGTTAAGGAGGGTGTTTCCGCTTGGGAGATTGAAGAGCAGGCGGATAAGCAAATAGTTAGACTTGGTGGTCGTCCTTCTTTTAAAATGGTTCCAGGTTATCATTGGGCAACCTGTATAAATGTAAATGAAGGTATTGTTCATGGTATTCCTAAAAAAGAAATGGTTTTTAAAAATGGTGATTTGGTGAGTGTTGATCTAGGGATGTTTTTTGAGGGATTCCATACAGATACATCTTTCAGTCTATTGATTGGGAAGGATAAAAAGAAAGAGAATTTCTTAAAAGCAGGCAAGGAGGCTTTAGATTTGGCTATTGACAACGCAAGAGCAGGAAAAAGAATTTATCATATTTCCAAAGCTATTGAAGAAAGATTAAAAAAGTCTGGTTTTAAGGCTGTGAGATCTCTTTTTGGACATGGAATAGGAAAGGAGCTTCATGAAGAACCACAGATTCCAGGTTTTGTTTATACTGAGGCACAAAATACCCCCGAGATAAAGGTAGGAATGGTATTTGCGATTGAGGTAATTTATGTTTCGGGCGGTGAACAATTGGTGATTGAAAAAGACGGTTGGACAATTTCAACTCAAGATGGTAAAATATCAGCGCTTTTTGAAGATACTGTGGCAGTTACGCCGCAGGGTCCCTTGGTTATTACCTAG
- the infA1 gene encoding translation initiation factor IF-1 1, giving the protein MKNFETFDGVVKEALPNTMFRVQLLDGRLVLAILKGKMRKSYVKIFPGDRVKVEFSPYDKERGRIVYKY; this is encoded by the coding sequence ATGAAAAACTTTGAAACATTTGATGGGGTAGTAAAAGAGGCTTTGCCTAATACCATGTTTCGGGTGCAGCTTTTGGATGGGAGATTGGTTTTGGCAATTTTAAAGGGGAAAATGAGAAAAAGTTATGTTAAAATCTTTCCCGGGGATAGGGTGAAGGTGGAGTTTTCACCCTATGACAAGGAAAGAGGAAGAATAGTCTATAAATATTAA